A genome region from Nocardia sp. NBC_01730 includes the following:
- the dpdF gene encoding protein DpdF: MTASDWVKAKQLFSAWPEMDSSEIQGTIRRLADALAGLRTRSAGWRDITSLTRQILLEASASGNMSPLLVPVTSEMPTVEQWRSSGCEALITTVGTISVSAQPWHPSVSEGRATDAAKADLKEIYLGRDSAQRRSFNDVLGDPFWATALGYDNYYSLGQRQAARSVIMAPPGSTAIVCLPTGHGKTPVALAPTLLGGRAHGGSIVVVPTVVLALDMERRTRDLLEARGVKSPTGRYAFTGDLSEDVKKQLCDDVRYGRQPILFTSPEAVTTTLQRPLDEAAAAGSLRYFIIDEAHLVEQWGNEFRPDFQTMAGQRRNWLRRAPAGREPRTIAMSATLTAQQIETLENLFGAPQATDLVWASQLRTEPSYYIESLPTEVARREAVMHALARLPKPSILYVSTVEAAKDWAALLAESGMRRVIAVTGRSIPEDRREAMEGWGGRDATGRIPTRFDTVIGTSAFGLGIDLSDVKTVVHACMPETVDRYYQEVGRGGRDGSPSLAYMATVQKDIRVAESLNAEIILLPKTAWERWDAMFQRRIPPDADGVYQIDLDSYPARLSMGFKTNRLWNIRALNLMVRTKLVELTSPKAPQQAEDEPHDTWQRRQQGYLESLPSRVDVQLMDGRTNDRDYFLRRIGPTRDRILTSQNSALERLRAAVRGDRCIADVLSDYYVVQRPEGTLETAPACRGCPHCREHQEFPVAGGFYRTPWEPHPPVVKWLDVPSDPLGTFRGPGQTSLNIWWERDDERRDLVPDLVTELCRRGMTIIGGEGISDAMTKRIQRESLPHALIVDSDEDMLTAFRGPLVWILDGSPESMNGAAAERFESSDVTYFIHCRNLEHPSRPGARLIDIHSSNISINRALRSL; the protein is encoded by the coding sequence TCGTACCTGTCACTTCAGAAATGCCCACCGTCGAACAGTGGCGAAGTTCCGGATGTGAGGCTCTAATCACCACGGTCGGCACAATCAGCGTCTCGGCTCAGCCTTGGCATCCGTCGGTTTCTGAGGGTCGAGCCACCGATGCGGCGAAAGCTGACCTCAAGGAGATCTATCTCGGCCGAGACTCTGCACAGCGTCGTAGTTTCAACGATGTGCTCGGGGATCCGTTCTGGGCAACAGCGCTTGGTTACGACAACTATTATTCTCTTGGTCAGCGGCAGGCAGCACGGAGTGTCATCATGGCTCCGCCTGGAAGCACGGCGATCGTCTGTCTCCCTACTGGACACGGAAAGACCCCGGTCGCCCTCGCCCCGACGCTGCTCGGAGGTCGGGCGCACGGCGGATCCATCGTGGTTGTTCCGACCGTTGTGCTGGCTCTCGATATGGAACGCCGTACTCGGGACTTGCTCGAAGCCCGGGGCGTGAAGTCGCCTACGGGACGTTACGCCTTCACTGGTGATCTTTCCGAGGACGTCAAGAAACAACTTTGCGACGACGTTCGATACGGGCGCCAGCCCATCCTGTTCACCTCGCCAGAGGCCGTTACGACTACCTTGCAGCGGCCCTTGGATGAAGCAGCCGCAGCGGGATCGCTCCGCTACTTCATAATCGACGAGGCTCACCTGGTCGAGCAGTGGGGGAACGAGTTCCGGCCCGACTTCCAGACCATGGCAGGACAACGCCGAAACTGGCTACGCCGGGCCCCCGCTGGGCGTGAGCCTAGAACGATCGCGATGAGTGCAACCCTTACGGCCCAGCAGATCGAGACCTTGGAGAACCTATTCGGTGCCCCGCAGGCAACCGACCTTGTCTGGGCTTCACAACTCCGTACGGAACCCAGTTACTACATCGAATCACTTCCCACTGAAGTAGCCCGCCGCGAAGCGGTGATGCACGCTCTCGCCAGGCTACCCAAGCCATCGATCCTCTATGTGTCCACCGTTGAGGCAGCAAAAGACTGGGCCGCCTTGTTAGCGGAATCCGGAATGCGTCGCGTGATAGCGGTAACGGGCAGATCTATACCTGAAGATCGTCGAGAGGCGATGGAAGGCTGGGGAGGCCGCGACGCTACTGGCAGAATTCCGACTCGGTTCGATACGGTCATTGGAACATCCGCCTTCGGGCTGGGAATCGACCTCTCCGACGTGAAAACAGTGGTCCACGCCTGCATGCCCGAAACCGTCGACCGTTACTACCAGGAAGTCGGGCGTGGCGGCCGCGATGGCAGCCCTTCGCTTGCATATATGGCGACCGTGCAAAAAGACATTCGGGTCGCAGAGTCATTGAATGCCGAGATAATCCTCTTGCCGAAGACTGCTTGGGAACGCTGGGATGCGATGTTTCAGCGGCGCATTCCTCCCGACGCCGATGGCGTCTACCAGATCGACTTGGACAGCTACCCGGCCAGGCTTTCCATGGGGTTTAAGACCAACCGCCTCTGGAATATTCGAGCGCTGAACCTCATGGTTCGAACCAAGCTCGTTGAACTGACCTCACCCAAGGCTCCTCAGCAGGCGGAAGATGAACCTCACGATACCTGGCAGCGACGGCAGCAGGGATACCTTGAGTCCTTGCCGTCCAGGGTCGATGTCCAACTGATGGACGGCCGAACAAACGACAGAGATTACTTCCTGCGAAGAATCGGCCCAACGCGAGATCGCATCCTGACGAGCCAAAATTCTGCGCTTGAGCGACTACGCGCAGCAGTTCGGGGCGATCGATGCATCGCTGATGTGCTGTCTGATTACTACGTTGTTCAGCGCCCGGAGGGGACTCTCGAAACCGCGCCCGCATGCCGGGGATGCCCCCATTGTCGTGAGCACCAGGAGTTCCCTGTCGCCGGTGGATTCTACCGAACGCCCTGGGAACCTCATCCGCCGGTCGTCAAATGGCTCGACGTACCAAGTGACCCGCTCGGAACCTTCCGCGGACCGGGACAGACCAGTCTCAACATTTGGTGGGAGCGTGACGACGAGCGCCGAGATTTGGTACCAGACCTCGTGACCGAACTCTGCAGGCGTGGCATGACCATTATCGGCGGAGAGGGGATCAGTGATGCCATGACCAAACGAATCCAGCGTGAAAGCTTGCCGCATGCACTGATCGTCGATTCCGATGAGGACATGCTCACCGCCTTCCGTGGGCCGCTCGTTTGGATCCTCGACGGCTCCCCGGAATCGATGAACGGTGCGGCAGCCGAGCGATTCGAAAGCTCCGATGTCACCTACTTCATTCATTGCCGGAACCTGGAACACCCCAGCAGACCTGGTGCCAGGCTGATCGATATCCACTCCAGCAATATTTCCATAAACAGAGCGCTGAGGTCCCTGTAA